The Schistocerca serialis cubense isolate TAMUIC-IGC-003099 chromosome 10, iqSchSeri2.2, whole genome shotgun sequence genome includes a region encoding these proteins:
- the LOC126424578 gene encoding uncharacterized protein LOC126424578 yields MEHQAEELSEMLTCIYLPDTRYAINHQMKELSDMLTCQVCWETLTHPIYRCKFEHLLCPKCFPTLTKCPSCREQLEPNLRSLSMERLADLVRIPCEYSDVGCPELLQPKTKQHHEETCGFGPGASVAQCPLVYSCSWLGSLGAIEQHVHDHHQDELVVTPDGAFTAAASSTALLEFDSALFVLRAESVTVADFTSHYVHVGHVAQGLRAAGARYRFKVRQEPDGAFYKGHVSDYRQSLQELAAAGSCLSFVTQVDKPDEVSYSGAIKRLPFQILID; encoded by the coding sequence ATGGAGCACCAAGCAGAAGAGTTGTCAGAGATGCTTACGTGTATTTACCTCCCGGATACGCGCTATGCAATAAACCATCAGATGAAAGAGTTATCAGACATGCTTACATGTCAGGTGTGCTGGGAAACCCTAACACACCCTATTTACAGATGCAAGTTTGAGCACTTGCTTTGCCCGAAGTGCTTTCCAACACTCACAAAGTGTCCCTCGTGCCGAGAACAGCTGGAGCCTAACCTTCGTTCTCTTTCCATGGAACGGTTAGCAGACTTAGTGCGGATTCCGTGCGAGTACAGTGATGTGGGCTGTCCTGAATTGCTCCAGCCAAAGACCAAGCAGCACCACGAGGAGACGTGTGGCTTCGGGCCAGGTGCGAGTGTCGCTCAGTGTCCGCTGGTGTACTCGTGCTCCTGGTTGGGCAGTCTGGGAGCTATCGAGCAGCACGTCCACGATCACCACCAAGACGAGCTGGTCGTGACACCGGACGGTGCCTTCACTGCCGCCGCTTCTTCCACGGCTCTCCTCGAGTTCGACTCTGCCCTCTTCGTGTTGCGCGCCGAATCTGTCACGGTGGCAGACTTCACATCACACTACGTGCATGTGGGCCACGTGGCACAGGGTTTGCGTGCTGCAGGAGCTCGGTACCGTTTCAAAGTCAGACAGGAGCCGGATGGGGCATTCTACAAAGGACACGTGTCCGACTACCGACAGTCGCTGCAGGAACTGGCAGCCGCTGGCAGCTGCCTCTCGTTTGTCACTCAAGTTGATAAGCCCGACGAGGTCTCCTACTCGGGTGCAATAAAAAGACTTCCTTTCCAGATTTTAATAGATTAA